In Zingiber officinale cultivar Zhangliang chromosome 6A, Zo_v1.1, whole genome shotgun sequence, a single genomic region encodes these proteins:
- the LOC121993812 gene encoding alpha-humulene 10-hydroxylase-like, whose product MTMEAKPLFSPFSFITLFLGLFIILLIKIRSRSRLALAPLPPGPPRLPLIGNIHQLVGGNSHRILLQLAKTHGPLLYLRVGQVDQVVASSVEAVEEIIKRHDLNFADRPFNLTFSRILSYGPRNVAMSPYGGYWKQMRKIYAMELLNSQRVKSFATIREVVNLKLTAEIADKAFAQTPFNLSQMVMSMTNELVIRAAFGNKCKHKAEFLKLVKETASNVTSFAVADMYPSLKFLDIITGLKFKLERILAKFDKIFEEIIAEHQVLLASEQAEEDLLIDVLLKLKDEGNLEFPITYDSIKAVVMEIFLAGTDTSSTTIEWAMSELIKNPKAMEKVQKEMREVMKGKTKLEESDILKFSYLNLVIKETMRLHVPVPLLMPRVCKETCEVMGYRVPAGAIVLINAFALGRDEQYWGSDAESFKPERFEGGSVDFKGFNFEFLPFGVGRRMCPGINFGLSTVEVGLAHLLFHFNWQLPRGMKIEDLDMMEVFGVTSSRRSPLFVLANPITPLP is encoded by the exons ATGACCATGGAAGCTAAACCCCTCTTCTCACCTTTCTCCTTCATCACTCTCTTCCTTGGCCTCTTCATAATTTTACTGATAAAGATCAGATCAAGGAGCAGACTAGCATTAGCTCCTCTCCCACCCGGTCCGCCCAGGCTTCCCCTCATCGGAAACATTCACCAGCTCGTCGGCGGCAACTCTCACCGTATCCTTCTCCAACTCGCCAAAACACACGGCCCCCTCTTATATCTCCGAGTCGGACAGGTGGACCAAGTCGTCGCCTCGTCTGTGGAGGCGGTGGAAGAGATCATCAAGCGCCATGATCTCAACTTTGCTGACCGACCCTTCAACTTGACCTTCTCCAGAATATTGAGCTATGGCCCGCGCAACGTCGCCATGTCCCCCTACGGTGGCTACTGGAAGCAGATGAGGAAAATCTACGCCATGGAGCTACTCAACTCCCAGCGCGTCAAGTCCTTCGCCACGATCCGCGAGGTTGTCAACCTAAAGCTCACGGCGGAGATCGCCGACAAGGCGTTTGCTCAAACACCTTTCAATCTAAGCCAGATGGTGATGTCCATGACTAATGAGCTAGTAATCAGAGCTGCGTTTGGTAACAAGTGCAAACATAAAGCGGAATTCTTGAAGCTGGTCAAAGAGACAGCGAGCAACGTGACCAGCTTCGCGGTGGCTGATATGTACCCCTCGCTCAAATTCTTGGATATTATCACGGGATTGAAGTTCAAGTTAGAGCGAATTCTTGCTAAGTTCGACAAAATCTTTGAGGAAATCATCGCAGAGCATCAAGTCTTACTGGCCTCTGAGCAAGCAGAGGAGGATCTACTTATCGATGTACTTCTCAAGCTTAAAGATGAAGGAAATCTAGAATTCCCAATCACATACGACTCCATCAAGGCCGTCGTCATG GAAATATTCCTGGCAGGGACGGACACATCATCAACGACTATTGAATGGGCTATGTCAGAGTTGATCAAGAATCCTAAGGCAATGGAGAAAGTCCAAAAGGAGATGAGGGAGGTTATGAAAGGGAAGACCAAGCTCGAAGAGAGTGACATCCTCAAATTCAGTTATCTAAATTTGGTGATCAAGGAGACGATGCGGCTCCACGTTCCAGTCCCTCTGTTGATGCCGAGAGTATGCAAAGAGACGTGCGAGGTCATGGGATATCGAGTGCCCGCCGGAGCTATAGTGCTCATCAATGCATTTGCACTGGGCAGAGATGAGCAGTACTGGGGCTCTGATGCTGAGAGCTTCAAACCTGAGAGATTTGAGGGCGGCTCGGTGGACTTCAAGGGCTTCAACTTCGAGTTCTTGCCATTTGGTGTAGGGCGAAGGATGTGCCCCGGCATCAATTTTGGGTTGTCGACCGTGGAAGTCGGACTGGCTCATCTCCTCTTCCACTTTAACTGGCAGCTTCCTCGAGGCATGAAGATTGAAGATTTGGACATGATGGAAGTTTTTGGGGTTACCTCATCAAGGAGATCACCTCTCTTTGTGCTTGCCAATCCAATAACGCCTCTACCATAG